A single Crateriforma conspicua DNA region contains:
- a CDS encoding carboxypeptidase-like regulatory domain-containing protein, protein MNAFTRAMKGLAAIGTLALVTGCGSSLPPIGEVSGLVTQDGKPVEGVSIEFVPVDGGRPSMAVTDSEGRYNAIYTPDTEGVLIGKHTIRYEVHGPAPEMPADSGGEFIPVSRKPDMGGKKKLQPSEVEIVDGSNEINFEFVNG, encoded by the coding sequence ATGAATGCGTTCACGCGAGCCATGAAGGGCTTGGCAGCCATCGGCACATTGGCCCTGGTTACCGGTTGCGGTTCGAGTCTGCCACCGATCGGCGAAGTCTCCGGCTTGGTTACCCAAGACGGCAAACCGGTCGAAGGCGTTTCGATCGAATTTGTGCCCGTCGACGGCGGGCGTCCATCGATGGCCGTCACCGACAGCGAAGGGCGTTACAACGCGATCTATACTCCCGACACTGAAGGGGTCCTGATCGGTAAACACACCATCCGATACGAAGTGCACGGGCCTGCACCGGAGATGCCCGCGGATTCCGGCGGCGAATTCATTCCCGTTTCGCGGAAGCCCGACATGGGTGGGAAAAAGAAACTGCAGCCCAGCGAAGTCGAGATCGTCGACGGCAGCAACGAAATCAACTTCGAGTTCGTGAACGGATGA
- a CDS encoding carboxypeptidase regulatory-like domain-containing protein, translating to MKFSIRSLFGLGLLLSLGCTPPPSSSLGLVTGTVFFDGKPVPNLALEFHPVSGGRPSLAFTNERGHFEAIYLANVPGAVIGSHTIRYEMTPGELPADISPAEMLKVQRPDFADDATLRPDEVRVLQGTNHFELQLVPPPPMENVDLPGDEALEEFLNPGDPQAPATEVLSSNDTPPSSTDQVEPQPEPPVQ from the coding sequence ATGAAGTTCAGTATTCGATCCCTGTTCGGCTTGGGGCTGTTGTTGTCACTCGGTTGCACACCGCCGCCGTCGTCATCACTGGGTTTGGTGACCGGCACCGTTTTTTTCGACGGCAAGCCGGTCCCCAACCTGGCGTTGGAATTTCATCCCGTCTCCGGCGGTCGGCCTTCGTTGGCCTTCACCAACGAACGGGGCCACTTCGAAGCGATCTATTTGGCCAACGTTCCCGGCGCGGTCATCGGGTCCCACACGATCCGTTATGAGATGACGCCTGGTGAATTGCCGGCCGACATCAGTCCCGCAGAGATGTTGAAGGTCCAGCGGCCCGATTTCGCCGACGACGCGACGCTGCGGCCCGACGAAGTCCGCGTGCTGCAAGGCACCAATCACTTCGAATTGCAACTGGTTCCTCCGCCACCGATGGAAAACGTCGACCTTCCGGGGGACGAGGCTTTGGAAGAATTCTTGAACCCCGGCGATCCACAGGCCCCCGCGACAGAAGTGCTCTCGTCCAACGACACTCCTCCGTCATCTACCGATCAAGTCGAACCCCAACCAGAACCGCCCGTGCAATAA
- a CDS encoding acyltransferase family protein produces MESSAVASAASPIDVASPSGDDATAGGNKPATLKPHKRIVELDALRAFAAINLVMFHFTHVYDVKFGYVQPLGWQWPFGAYGTAMFFILSGFVNSMSLMRRRQPADFVAARLIRIVPMFLIVIVANLAVMTLPPLNESTVSTGQFFANLTLIPRVFGYECIDPVMWTLQVEMLFYLLLVAMFTSGALRNHVRCWGILLVASLVVCPLLDGLKTGHEGAGWFAAASAIRHLLLLDFVPLFAIGFTLYQIKTGVGAMWKNIALIAAAMFVFHSIDHGKHNPVATLLIIGMVTMAAYGKIPVLRLKPFVFVSTISYALYLCHNNLGCALIYRLNHGGYPSQVALGVTLLFAFAVGTLVTTRMEQPMTRRLREAWTRYRAPQRVGGGGAELAA; encoded by the coding sequence ATGGAATCTTCTGCTGTTGCCTCGGCCGCCAGCCCGATCGATGTCGCCTCGCCCTCAGGCGACGACGCCACCGCCGGAGGAAACAAGCCGGCGACGCTGAAGCCGCACAAACGTATCGTCGAATTGGACGCGTTGCGGGCCTTTGCGGCGATCAATCTGGTGATGTTCCACTTCACGCACGTCTATGACGTGAAGTTCGGCTATGTCCAGCCGCTGGGGTGGCAATGGCCGTTTGGCGCCTATGGCACGGCGATGTTTTTTATTCTCAGTGGTTTCGTCAACAGCATGTCGCTGATGCGGCGTCGCCAGCCGGCCGACTTTGTTGCGGCTCGTCTGATTCGAATCGTGCCGATGTTCTTGATCGTGATTGTCGCGAACTTGGCCGTCATGACATTGCCCCCGCTGAATGAAAGTACCGTTTCAACGGGGCAGTTCTTCGCCAACCTGACGTTGATTCCGCGGGTGTTTGGATACGAGTGCATCGATCCGGTGATGTGGACGCTGCAGGTGGAGATGTTGTTCTATCTGTTGTTGGTGGCCATGTTCACCAGCGGTGCGCTGCGAAACCATGTCCGTTGTTGGGGCATCCTGTTGGTCGCTTCGCTGGTGGTTTGTCCGCTGTTGGATGGGTTGAAGACGGGCCACGAAGGAGCGGGTTGGTTTGCGGCCGCCAGTGCGATTCGACATCTGCTGTTGCTGGATTTTGTGCCGTTGTTTGCCATCGGATTCACGCTGTACCAGATCAAGACCGGCGTGGGTGCGATGTGGAAGAACATCGCCTTGATTGCCGCGGCGATGTTCGTGTTCCACAGCATCGATCACGGCAAGCACAATCCGGTGGCCACGCTGTTGATTATCGGGATGGTGACGATGGCGGCTTATGGCAAGATCCCAGTCTTGCGTTTGAAGCCGTTCGTGTTTGTCAGCACCATTTCCTACGCACTGTATCTGTGCCACAACAATTTGGGGTGTGCACTGATCTATCGATTGAACCACGGCGGGTATCCCAGCCAAGTCGCTTTGGGCGTCACGTTGCTATTCGCCTTTGCCGTGGGAACCCTGGTGACGACACGGATGGAACAGCCAATGACTCGGCGGCTTCGCGAAGCCTGGACGCGTTACCGAGCTCCGCAGCGCGTCGGTGGCGGCGGTGCGGAACTGGCTGCCTGA
- a CDS encoding histone deacetylase family protein — MRLYYTDHFELPLPDGHRFPMDKYRRLRRRISESSRHLQDPLIVPPAATDQQLLLCHTLRYVRAVCEGSLTPAEIRRIGFPWSPKMVERSRRSTGATIAAARAAMEDGIAANLAGGTHHAFADAGEGYCVFNDAAVAIRVLQTEGKIGRAAVIDLDVHQGNGTASLLGRRDDVFTLSIHGVKNFPLRKMPSHLDIDLPDGTKGPEYCRTLVDALNALANHGPYDLAIYLAGADPFEGDRLGRLSLTKHDLSVRDQTVIDWCADRSIPLAIAMAGGYAPDVDDIVDIHFSTIGIASAAASRIRSSV, encoded by the coding sequence TTGCGACTGTACTACACCGATCATTTTGAATTGCCGCTGCCGGATGGACATCGATTTCCGATGGACAAGTACCGCCGGCTTCGAAGGCGAATTTCTGAGAGTTCTCGGCACCTTCAGGACCCATTGATTGTGCCGCCGGCGGCCACCGACCAACAGCTTTTGCTGTGTCACACGCTCCGCTATGTGCGTGCCGTTTGCGAGGGCAGTTTGACGCCCGCGGAGATTCGGAGAATCGGATTTCCCTGGTCGCCGAAGATGGTCGAGCGATCCAGGCGAAGCACCGGAGCGACGATTGCCGCGGCGCGGGCGGCGATGGAGGACGGAATCGCCGCCAACCTGGCCGGAGGCACGCATCACGCCTTTGCCGACGCGGGCGAAGGCTATTGCGTTTTCAACGACGCGGCCGTCGCGATTCGCGTGCTGCAAACCGAAGGCAAAATTGGTCGTGCCGCCGTCATCGATTTGGACGTGCATCAGGGCAACGGGACCGCCAGTCTGTTGGGCCGGCGCGACGACGTTTTTACGTTGTCGATTCACGGTGTCAAAAATTTCCCGCTAAGAAAGATGCCCAGTCATCTGGACATCGATTTGCCCGACGGGACCAAGGGACCTGAATACTGTCGAACGCTGGTCGATGCCTTGAATGCGTTGGCAAATCACGGGCCCTACGACCTGGCCATCTATCTGGCCGGTGCGGATCCGTTTGAGGGCGATCGACTGGGGCGGCTATCGCTGACCAAGCACGATTTGTCGGTTCGTGACCAGACGGTGATCGATTGGTGTGCGGACCGGTCGATACCGTTGGCGATTGCAATGGCGGGCGGCTATGCCCCCGATGTGGACGACATCGTCGACATCCACTTTAGCACGATCGGGATCGCGTCGGCGGCGGCATCGCGGATCAGAAGCTCGGTGTGA
- a CDS encoding sigma-70 family RNA polymerase sigma factor: protein MDSITDVLARSSEGESSETDRLFSLMYDDLRRLAGKFLRNEPARDRLSSSSLVHQAYVRMVDQSRVNWQGKTHFFAIGATVMRRILVDHARKTRANKRGGNWQRRELTDEVTFHLHRDDDVMALDDLLQTLEKLNPRQAKIVELRFFGGLTMREIAAEVNLGLRTIEKEWAMARAWMRRELRQGLPEDEADAAGSSTEDTPPVDA from the coding sequence ATGGATTCGATCACCGACGTATTAGCGCGTAGCAGCGAGGGCGAAAGCAGCGAGACTGATCGTCTGTTTTCGCTGATGTACGACGACTTGCGTCGGTTGGCCGGAAAATTTTTGCGGAACGAGCCGGCTCGTGATCGCCTGAGTTCGTCGTCGCTGGTGCACCAGGCTTATGTTCGGATGGTGGACCAGTCGCGGGTCAATTGGCAGGGAAAGACGCACTTTTTTGCCATCGGCGCCACGGTGATGCGGCGCATCTTGGTGGATCACGCACGCAAGACCCGCGCCAACAAACGCGGCGGCAATTGGCAGCGCCGTGAGTTGACCGACGAGGTCACGTTTCATTTGCATCGCGATGACGACGTGATGGCGTTGGATGATTTGTTACAGACGCTGGAAAAGTTGAATCCACGCCAGGCGAAGATCGTTGAACTGCGATTCTTTGGCGGGCTGACGATGCGTGAGATTGCTGCCGAAGTGAATTTGGGGCTTCGCACCATCGAAAAGGAATGGGCCATGGCGCGGGCTTGGATGCGCCGTGAACTTCGCCAAGGCTTGCCCGAAGATGAAGCGGATGCCGCCGGATCATCGACGGAAGATACCCCGCCAGTCGATGCCTGA
- a CDS encoding serine/threonine protein kinase, whose protein sequence is MDADRYARVRDLFLAADELPPDQQEAWVRSNCGGDDSLVQEVMSLLAEHDIDSARAEGERSIDLSQSLAAAGGDAESTPSFPAPSLPPSDDQGTKRGPAKVAGGKPKTRTGSSDTDRGQITRVGAQRTQAVPRYGSGRRTKRGSGGGTMPPPNTVLWVHQTRKARRRNSWWLLLALIIPTCLVGWLTYRNVASLLRKEVQNDLEGLADGLLRSSARFLDNRVQLVESWARAEEVRECVVKLVGIARGDDPVDSLRSAPEIDTIMQQLQYLSGRDDIKFVVWDRTGMTLASWLPDRADVGNPIVQDQANGLAKVFRGQSIIYGPERMVESTEGFVPETDRPVMAPIVPVRDDNGKIIAALLVRGFEMFDDFNQVFSETARVSGTDVYAVNRDGIMVSESPYAVAAARRGDLKVDPDEISAVMRVSEILRADDDDPFSRMVEPLTYAAARASKGRTGMRMTPYESYAGHHVIGAWRWMPRWQLAILVEEPADKAFAAAGIVRFGFLSLGGLLTVAALVTASLIARRSALNEAVLHPLSRYEILGELGSGGMGVVYRARHRQLGRDTALKVLRGDRRSREDQQRFDREARLAATLSSPHCVKIYDYGSSPDGEAYCVMEFLEGLTLYEVVARSGHQTFGRTLFILRQICDAIGEAHGKGLLHRDLKPQNVILSHDAAVGDWAVVFDFGLAKPVDPTGDVFNTSETIWSGTPMYMAPERFRSPESADPRSDIYAIGCIAYFLLSAHPPYAECDPESMFALILNEKPIRMSTHRGESVPPELRELVERSMSKSLERRFQSVSELAEAIDRLRVFYPWTSENADVWWQVHGAEFLDGGNFRPDQIDL, encoded by the coding sequence ATGGATGCCGATCGTTACGCTCGGGTCCGCGACCTGTTTTTAGCGGCTGACGAATTGCCGCCCGACCAACAAGAAGCCTGGGTTCGGTCGAACTGTGGCGGCGATGACTCGTTGGTGCAGGAAGTCATGTCGTTGTTGGCCGAACACGACATCGATTCGGCTCGCGCCGAGGGTGAACGAAGCATTGACCTCAGTCAGTCGTTGGCCGCGGCGGGCGGCGATGCCGAATCGACGCCATCGTTTCCCGCACCGTCTTTGCCGCCAAGCGACGACCAGGGAACCAAACGAGGGCCCGCCAAAGTCGCCGGAGGTAAGCCAAAAACACGAACCGGCAGCAGCGATACGGATCGTGGACAGATCACTCGCGTCGGGGCGCAACGTACCCAAGCGGTTCCGCGTTACGGATCAGGACGCCGGACCAAACGCGGCAGTGGTGGCGGGACAATGCCGCCGCCCAACACGGTGTTGTGGGTTCACCAGACTCGCAAAGCCCGACGTCGCAATTCCTGGTGGTTGTTGTTGGCGTTGATCATCCCGACCTGCTTGGTCGGCTGGCTGACGTATCGCAACGTCGCATCGCTGTTGCGCAAAGAAGTCCAAAATGATCTGGAGGGTCTGGCGGACGGCCTGTTGCGATCATCGGCGCGGTTCTTGGACAACCGCGTCCAACTGGTCGAATCATGGGCTCGCGCCGAAGAGGTCCGCGAATGCGTGGTCAAGTTGGTTGGCATTGCCCGCGGTGACGATCCGGTGGATTCACTAAGGTCTGCACCGGAGATCGACACGATCATGCAGCAACTGCAATATCTGTCCGGTCGCGACGATATCAAGTTCGTCGTCTGGGATCGCACCGGTATGACGTTGGCCAGTTGGTTGCCCGATCGCGCCGACGTGGGCAATCCGATTGTTCAGGACCAAGCCAATGGGCTGGCCAAAGTGTTTCGTGGCCAGTCGATCATCTATGGGCCCGAACGGATGGTGGAATCCACCGAGGGCTTTGTGCCGGAAACCGACCGGCCTGTGATGGCACCGATCGTGCCGGTCCGTGATGACAACGGAAAGATCATCGCGGCGCTGTTGGTTCGCGGTTTTGAGATGTTCGACGACTTCAACCAAGTCTTCAGCGAAACCGCTCGGGTCAGCGGGACCGACGTCTACGCGGTCAATCGTGACGGCATCATGGTTTCGGAAAGCCCCTATGCGGTGGCCGCGGCGCGACGCGGTGATTTAAAAGTGGATCCCGACGAGATCAGCGCGGTGATGCGTGTCAGCGAGATCTTGCGGGCCGATGACGATGATCCTTTTTCCCGCATGGTCGAACCGCTGACTTATGCTGCGGCGCGAGCGTCCAAGGGACGGACCGGCATGCGGATGACGCCTTACGAAAGCTATGCCGGACATCATGTGATCGGTGCGTGGCGTTGGATGCCGCGATGGCAACTGGCGATCTTGGTGGAAGAGCCGGCGGACAAAGCGTTCGCCGCGGCGGGGATCGTACGATTCGGCTTTTTGTCGCTGGGCGGACTGTTGACGGTCGCCGCGTTGGTTACCGCCAGTCTGATTGCGCGGCGGTCGGCATTGAACGAAGCCGTGCTGCACCCGCTAAGTCGTTACGAGATCTTGGGCGAATTGGGCAGCGGTGGCATGGGCGTGGTTTATCGGGCAAGGCATCGACAGCTGGGCCGCGATACGGCGCTGAAGGTTTTACGAGGCGATCGCCGCAGTCGTGAAGATCAACAGCGTTTCGATCGCGAGGCCCGGTTGGCCGCCACGTTGTCCAGCCCGCACTGCGTGAAGATTTACGATTACGGCAGCAGTCCGGACGGCGAAGCTTACTGTGTGATGGAGTTTCTGGAGGGGCTGACGCTGTACGAAGTCGTCGCCCGCAGCGGCCATCAAACGTTCGGACGAACATTGTTCATCTTGCGGCAAATCTGTGACGCCATCGGCGAAGCGCACGGCAAAGGGTTGTTGCACCGTGACTTGAAACCTCAAAACGTGATCCTGTCGCATGACGCGGCGGTCGGTGATTGGGCGGTGGTGTTTGATTTCGGTCTGGCCAAACCGGTCGACCCCACCGGCGATGTGTTCAATACGTCCGAAACGATCTGGTCGGGCACGCCGATGTACATGGCCCCCGAACGTTTTCGGTCTCCCGAATCGGCCGACCCGCGATCGGATATCTATGCGATCGGCTGCATCGCCTATTTCTTGTTGTCGGCGCATCCGCCGTATGCGGAATGTGACCCCGAATCGATGTTCGCATTGATCTTGAACGAGAAACCGATCCGCATGAGTACGCATCGTGGTGAATCGGTGCCGCCGGAACTGCGTGAATTGGTCGAACGCAGCATGTCAAAATCGTTGGAACGCCGTTTCCAATCGGTCAGTGAATTGGCCGAAGCGATCGATCGATTGCGAGTCTTTTATCCATGGACCAGTGAGAACGCGGACGTCTGGTGGCAAGTTCACGGGGCTGAGTTTCTGGACGGCGGCAATTTTCGGCCGGATCAGATCGACCTATGA
- the rfbA gene encoding glucose-1-phosphate thymidylyltransferase RfbA has protein sequence MNDREKPESSGRHRSGGQPKANCDSGSGQGDSASWKGVLLAGGDGTRLAPLTVAVSKQLMPIHDKPMIYYPLSTLMLAGIRDVLLICKPEQRPLFQRQLGDGTAYGIQIDYAVQPRADGIAQSLQIASDFLAGHRCCLILGDNLFYGDGLVGHLQSAMRRCRGASVFAYRVQDPARYGVVRFDESGNAVSLTEKPDRPESDFAVPGIYFYDDRVSELAEQLQPSPRGELEITDLNRRYLQMGDLTVEPIGRGTAWLDMGTHDSLREAGSFVATIEHRTGLKIACLEEVAFRQGWIDAAKLRSQADRFASSQYGQYLRRIADEGTLGTS, from the coding sequence ATGAACGATCGAGAAAAGCCTGAATCATCGGGCAGGCATCGCTCGGGCGGGCAGCCCAAAGCGAATTGCGATTCGGGGTCTGGGCAAGGCGATTCGGCTTCCTGGAAGGGCGTTTTGCTGGCCGGTGGCGATGGGACTCGACTGGCTCCGCTGACCGTTGCGGTCAGCAAGCAATTGATGCCGATCCACGACAAGCCGATGATCTATTATCCGCTGTCGACGCTGATGTTGGCGGGGATTCGCGACGTCTTGCTGATTTGTAAGCCGGAACAACGCCCGCTGTTCCAGCGGCAGTTGGGTGACGGAACGGCGTATGGAATTCAAATCGATTACGCGGTCCAACCGCGGGCCGATGGGATTGCCCAATCATTACAGATCGCATCGGATTTTTTGGCCGGGCATCGTTGTTGTCTGATCTTGGGCGACAACCTGTTTTATGGCGATGGTCTGGTCGGCCATTTGCAATCGGCGATGCGTCGCTGTCGTGGTGCATCGGTGTTCGCTTATCGCGTCCAAGATCCGGCCCGCTATGGTGTCGTACGTTTCGATGAATCGGGCAATGCGGTTTCTTTGACCGAAAAGCCCGATCGACCCGAATCGGACTTCGCCGTTCCCGGGATCTATTTTTACGATGATCGGGTCAGTGAATTGGCGGAGCAGCTACAGCCATCACCGCGCGGCGAATTGGAGATCACGGATCTGAACCGACGGTACCTGCAAATGGGTGACTTGACGGTCGAACCGATTGGCCGTGGGACGGCGTGGTTGGACATGGGCACGCACGACAGCTTGCGGGAAGCGGGCAGCTTCGTCGCCACGATCGAACATCGCACGGGGCTGAAGATCGCTTGTCTGGAAGAAGTCGCGTTTCGACAAGGCTGGATCGATGCCGCGAAACTGCGAAGCCAGGCCGATCGCTTCGCATCCAGCCAGTACGGCCAATACCTGCGCCGGATCGCCGACGAAGGGACTTTGGGAACGTCTTAG
- a CDS encoding GNAT family N-acetyltransferase: MPASSTTPTFSTPANFILPFPSGPDADAIEGKLSACWCDHFDGLMHDRDAWDRMTNGTPFGQTLWLAPWWDHLAGNRHCRTLVVRDEAGKLFGALPLYHDDASPHSLHNMADGNTCTDHVSVLAAPDHTDDVIDAMAGFLADTTAGPSSRWHSIQIDGVVEGDLRMESLLRALARRGVSVHRESRMSTWFVECAESFDEYLKKFSRKHRHHHRKLLRDFDQSETLHARFAQNIDDVRSILDDLIRLHQNRWVAAGFPGSFADATSRRFIHRVAELALHQDRLSLLALCQDDQTIAASLSLIGDDERAYCYCTGADLKLSKVQPGKTLNMFMLRHAHQQGYRGVDFMRGDEQYKSRLHGQPRRVMDVRLEAPGMAGRWRHVSRLAQTSVKQTIRKTLKRPTVDVIPLAD, encoded by the coding sequence ATGCCCGCGTCTTCCACCACGCCCACGTTTTCGACGCCCGCCAATTTCATCTTGCCGTTTCCCAGCGGCCCGGACGCCGACGCAATCGAAGGAAAGCTATCCGCTTGCTGGTGCGATCACTTCGACGGCTTGATGCACGATCGTGACGCTTGGGACCGCATGACTAACGGAACCCCGTTCGGTCAAACCTTGTGGTTGGCACCTTGGTGGGACCACTTGGCGGGCAATCGTCATTGCCGGACGCTGGTCGTTCGTGACGAAGCCGGGAAACTGTTCGGCGCGTTACCGCTGTACCATGACGACGCGTCGCCGCATTCGCTTCACAACATGGCCGACGGCAACACGTGTACCGACCACGTCTCCGTCCTGGCCGCCCCCGATCACACCGATGACGTGATCGATGCCATGGCCGGTTTCTTGGCCGACACGACAGCGGGACCTTCGTCGCGGTGGCATTCGATCCAAATCGACGGTGTCGTCGAAGGCGATCTGCGGATGGAATCCTTGCTACGTGCATTGGCCCGGCGCGGGGTGTCGGTGCATCGCGAATCAAGAATGAGTACTTGGTTCGTCGAATGTGCCGAATCGTTCGACGAATACCTGAAGAAGTTTTCACGCAAGCACCGTCACCATCACCGCAAACTGTTGCGTGACTTTGACCAAAGCGAAACGCTGCACGCGAGATTCGCCCAGAACATTGACGACGTGCGTTCGATCTTGGACGACCTGATTCGATTGCATCAAAACCGCTGGGTCGCCGCAGGTTTCCCCGGAAGCTTTGCCGATGCGACGTCGCGACGTTTCATTCATCGCGTGGCCGAACTTGCACTGCACCAAGATCGCTTGTCACTGTTGGCGTTGTGCCAAGATGACCAAACCATCGCCGCGTCGCTTTCGCTGATCGGCGACGACGAAAGAGCGTATTGTTATTGCACCGGTGCGGATCTGAAACTGTCCAAGGTCCAGCCGGGTAAAACGCTGAACATGTTCATGCTGCGTCACGCCCACCAGCAAGGTTATCGTGGCGTGGATTTCATGCGTGGCGACGAACAGTACAAATCACGGCTGCACGGCCAACCGCGTCGCGTGATGGACGTCCGCTTGGAAGCCCCTGGAATGGCCGGTCGCTGGCGACACGTTTCACGCTTGGCACAGACGTCGGTGAAGCAGACCATTCGCAAAACGCTGAAACGGCCGACGGTCGACGTCATCCCGCTGGCCGACTAA
- a CDS encoding outer membrane protein assembly factor BamB family protein, with amino-acid sequence MTVKFCCRVWAVFAVGLLATSPVFADSWPGFHGPDARGIAPEGQLPLLGESTEPIWAQTLGSRDVGSPIVVNDRIYLLRSDPQAAMISLDCRNLSDGELVWSVPKPQQVYHLHLRNTLASATPAADDDHLYWAYSDGRHTWLIATGYDGQEVWTRDFGRWQSQHGFGTSPLVVGDQVVLFYSQQAEQLKPGDQPGQSRMISVDRATGETRWETELASTRTSYGVPAIVRDDNGRPTMLVAANTGNGIFGLDPSDGRLLFDSDVFDKRCCSSPLLFGNLAIGTCGSGGGGNQLVAVELPSPGSSDLGPDAKAREVYRVTSGAPYVPTSVISNGLMFAVDDRGIASCIDAKTGKTQKRQRLGGNYGASPILAGDRWLVISLDGVATVMSADQEMSVLSTKELGLPVGATPAIADGRLLIRAGDQLLCFDADAN; translated from the coding sequence ATGACCGTTAAATTCTGTTGCCGCGTCTGGGCGGTGTTTGCCGTCGGATTATTGGCCACATCGCCTGTGTTTGCCGATTCTTGGCCGGGGTTTCATGGCCCCGATGCGCGGGGGATCGCACCCGAAGGCCAACTGCCATTGTTGGGTGAATCGACGGAGCCGATCTGGGCACAAACGCTGGGGTCCCGCGATGTGGGATCGCCGATCGTGGTCAATGACCGTATCTATCTGCTTCGCAGCGATCCGCAGGCCGCGATGATTTCGCTGGATTGTCGCAACCTTAGCGACGGCGAATTGGTTTGGTCGGTGCCGAAGCCACAACAGGTCTATCACTTGCACCTGAGGAACACGCTGGCGTCGGCCACTCCGGCGGCCGACGACGACCATCTTTACTGGGCGTACAGCGACGGACGTCACACCTGGTTGATCGCCACGGGGTATGACGGACAAGAAGTTTGGACGCGAGATTTTGGACGCTGGCAAAGTCAACACGGTTTTGGGACCAGTCCGTTGGTCGTCGGCGATCAAGTCGTGTTGTTTTATTCGCAACAAGCGGAACAGTTAAAACCGGGTGACCAACCCGGTCAAAGTCGAATGATCAGCGTCGACCGAGCGACCGGCGAAACACGCTGGGAAACCGAACTTGCGTCGACACGCACCAGTTATGGCGTTCCGGCGATCGTACGTGACGACAACGGACGTCCGACGATGTTGGTTGCTGCCAACACGGGCAACGGCATCTTTGGGCTGGATCCGTCCGACGGACGATTGTTGTTCGACAGCGATGTTTTTGACAAACGTTGCTGCAGTTCCCCCTTGTTGTTCGGCAATCTGGCGATCGGTACCTGCGGCAGCGGTGGTGGCGGGAATCAATTGGTTGCGGTCGAACTGCCGTCACCCGGATCAAGCGATTTGGGACCCGACGCAAAAGCCAGGGAAGTTTATCGTGTGACCAGCGGCGCACCTTATGTTCCGACATCGGTGATTTCCAACGGCTTGATGTTTGCCGTCGACGATCGTGGGATCGCCAGTTGTATCGACGCCAAGACGGGAAAGACGCAAAAACGACAACGTTTGGGTGGCAATTATGGTGCTTCGCCGATCTTGGCCGGTGACCGTTGGTTGGTGATCAGTTTGGACGGTGTCGCCACGGTGATGTCGGCGGATCAGGAAATGTCGGTGCTTTCGACCAAAGAGTTGGGGTTGCCCGTGGGCGCGACGCCGGCGATCGCAGATGGACGATTGCTGATTCGCGCCGGTGATCAACTTTTGTGCTTCGATGCGGATGCAAACTGA